The following is a genomic window from Dermatophilaceae bacterium Soc4.6.
TCTTCGACCTGCCGGCGCACGAGCGCACCCCCGAGGCCGCGACCAGGCTGGTCGAGCCCCAGTGGGCGGCGCTGGTCGAGCAGGAGCCAGCCCTGGCGACGATGCTCGAGGACGACGAGCAGCGCACGCAGACATCGTGGTTCGCCGAGGCGACAGCGCTGGTGCAGACGTGGTTCACCCTAGAGGACCCGCAGCGGCTCGAGCCGCGCGACCGCGAGCTCTACGTCGAGGTGCCCGTCGACGGACTGATCCTGCGGGGCATCATCGACCGGCTCGACGTCGCACCCGACGGGGCCATCCGCGTCGTCGACTACAAGACGGGGCGGTCACCCGGCGAGCAGTTCGAGCGGAAGGCCCTCTTCCAGATGCGCTTCTACGCCCTGGTGCTGTGGCGGCTCCACGGGGTCATCCCCGCGGTGCTCCAGCTGGTCTACCTGGGTGACCAGGCGATCCTGCGCTACTCCCCCGACGAGCACGACCTGCGCGCGACCGAGCGCACGGTGCACGCCGTCTGGGACGCGATCCGGGCGGCCGACGAGACGGGCGACTGGCGTCCATCGCGCTCGAGAGCCTGCTCGTGGTGCGACTACAAGGCCCTCTGCCCCGAGTGGGGCGGCACCCCACCTCCGCTGCCGGAGCGGGACGGGCTCGGCTCCGGTGACCCCGTGGCTCAGCCCTGACGCACCGCTGCGTCGAGCAGCGGCAGCAGGTCGTGCGGCGTCAGACCCGCCAGAGTCGGCAGCTGCACCACGCCCGCGATGCGCGGCACCGGCACCACGTGGGGGACCGCGATCGTCGGCACCCCGGCAGCAGCGGCTGACCGGACGCCGGCCGGGGAGTCCTCGATCGCGACGCAGTCGGCCGCCTCGAGCCCCAGCTCGCGCAGGGCGGTGAGGTAGGGCTCGGGGTGGGGCTTGCCGTTGACCACCGCGTCACCGGGCACGACGACGTCGAAGGAGTCGGCGGGCAGCACCTGGAGGAGGAGGTCGGTGAAGGGTCTCCACGACATCGTCACGAGGGCCGTCGACACGCCGACGGCGCGGCAGGCCGCCAGCAGCTCGGGAGCCCCGGGGCGCCACGGCACCTCCTGCTCGACCCGGGCCATGACCCCCCGCATCAGGCGATCGACCACCTCGGCCACCGTCAGGGTGACCGGCGAGTGGTCGAGGATGTACTGCGCCGACACCTCGAGCGGGTTGCCCACCAGGGCATGGGCCTGCTCGTCCGACCAGGTGCCGCCGTAGGCCTCTACCAGCGCGTGCTCCTCGGCGATCCAGTAGGGCTCGCTGTCGATCAGCGTGCCGTCCATGTCCCACAGCACGGCCGCCGGGAGCGCTCGGGGCTGCCCCGGCCGGGAGTCCGGCCCGTCGACGGTGTGAGGGGCGCTGTCGGTCGGGGCGGGCGAGGTCACGAGGCCAAGTCTAAGGAGGGGCGGAGCCCCACCCCACGGCGCGTCATAGGGTGGGGTCTCCCGGGAGACCGGGCCGACCCCCCACCCCTCGCTCCCGGAAGGAGGCCCCGTGCTCGAGCTCGAGGACGTCCCCCCACTGAACGACCCGATCCTCATCGCGGCCTTCGAGGGCTGGAACGACGCCGGCGAGGCGGCCACCGCGGCGATCAGGCACCTGGCCGAGGTCTGGGATGCCGAGCCGATCGCCTCCCTCGACCCGGAGGAGTACTACGACTTCCAGGTCAACCGCCCGCGGGTGCTGACCGTCGACGGTCGCCGACGCATCCAGTGGCCGACGACGCGCCTCATGCTCGCCCGCAACACCGCCTTCGGGCGCGACGTCGTGCTGGTCGAGGGCATCGAGCCCTCCACCCGCTGGCGGTCCTTCACCGTCGAGCTGCTGGAGTACGCGCAGGAGCTCGGCGTCACGTCGGTCGTCACGCTCGGGGCCCTGCTCGCCGACGTGCCCCACACCCGGCCGATCCCGGTCACCGCCACGGCGGACGACGAGCAGGTGCGGGCCCGCTTCGACGCCGAGGCGAGCAAGTACGAGGGCCCCACGGGCATCGTGGGGGTGCTGAGCGACGCCGCCGGTCAGGCCGGTCTCACCGCGCTCACGTGCTGGGCCGCCGTCCCCCACTACGCCGGTGGGTCCCCGTCGCCCAAGGCCACGCTCGGCCTGCTGACGCGGCTCGAGACCGTGCTCAACGTGTCCATCCCCCTGGGTGACCTGCCCGAGGCGTCGAAGGCCTGGGAGCGCGGGGTCAACGAGCTCGCCGAGTCGGACGACGAGGTCGCCGAATACGTCCAGTCGCTCGAGGAGCAGACCGACACGGCCGACCTGCCCGAGGCCAGCGGCGACGCGATCGCCCGCGAGTTCGAGCGCTACCTGCGCCGGCGGGGAGACGCCAGCCCCCCCTCCGGCTGACCGACGACGACCGCGCGGTCGTCGCCCTCAGACCCTGATGCCGAGGAGGGCGTCGAGGGCACGGGCGAGCACGCCCGGGGCCCCGTGGTCGCTGCCGCCCTGCTCGAGCGCCGCAGTGGCCCAGTCGTCGACCGCCGCCAGCGCGCCCGCCGTGTCGAGATCGTCGGCGACCCGCTCACGCAGCCGCTCGACGACCGCCGCGGACGACGGACCGCCGTCGGTGGAGAGCGCCTCGCGCCACCGCGCGAGGCGGGTCTGCGCGGTGGTGAGCACCTCGTCGCTCCAGTCCCACGACGTGCGGTAGTGGTGGGCGAGCAGGCCGAGACGGATGGCCATCGGGTCGACCCCGTCGCGACGCAGCTGCGACACGAGCACGAGGTTGCCCTTCGACTTGCTCATCTTGGCCCCGTCGAGGCCCACCATGGCCTGGTGGACGTAGGTGCGCGCGAACGGCGTCTCGCCCCGCAGGGCCTCGCCGTGCAGCGCGCTCATCTCGTGGTGCGGGAAGATCAGGTCGTCACCGCCGCCTTGCAGGTCGAAGGGCATGCCGAGGTGGGTCAGGGCGATCGTGGTGCACTCGATGTGCCAGCCGGGCCGGCCGGCACCGAGCGAGCCACCGTCCCACGCCGGCTCGTCCTCGCGGGTGGCGCGCCACACCAGCGGGTCGAGGGCGTCTCGCTTGCCCTCGCGCTCCGGGTCCCCGCCGCGCTCGGCGAAGACCGAGAGCATCGCGTCCCGGCTCAGGTGGCCCACCTCGCCGAAGCGCTGCTGCGCCGTCGCGTCGAAGTACCAGTCCAGCCGCGGCTCCCCGCCCTCGCCGACCGGCACCGGCACCCCGTATGCCGATCCGCTGGCCACCAGCTTCTCCACCGCCGTGACGATCTCGGGGACGCTCTCGACGGCGCCGACGTAGTGGTCGGGGGCGATGACCTGAAGGGCGGTCATGTCCTCGCGGAAGAGCGCGGTCTCGCGCTGGCCGAGGGACTCCCAGCTCACACCGTCGCGCAGCGCGCGCTCGAAGAGCGGGTCGTCGACGTCGGTGACGTTCTGCACGTAGGTGACCCGGTGCCCGGCGTCGCGCAGGACGCGACCGACCAGGTCGAAGGTGACGTAGGTCGCGGCGTGACCCATGTGGGTGGCGTCGTACGGCGTGATGCCACAGACGTAGATGCGCGCGTGCCCGTCGGCGGGGGTGACCTCGCGCTCCTCGCCGGAGGCGGTGTCGTGGATCCTCAGCGGACGACCCGATCCGGGGACAGCAGGGATGGAGGGCGAGGGCCAGGCGATCACCTGCAGAGCCTAGTTCCTGTGGCGGCGCGGCACTGTCAGGGCCCTCGCCACCGCGACCCGCACCGGCCCACGGCGGGTCAGAGCGCCGGCCAGGGAATGGCCGGCCACCCTCCGCGGGGGCTGGGGTGGCGCCCCGAGCGCAGCATCGTGCGAATGCGGCGCACCAGGGCGGTCACGTCGACGGCGGGCAGCAGCCCCACCATCACGCTCATCAGCTCGGACTCCCCGTCGAGCAGACCCTGGAGCCGGGTGAGCCGCTCGACGTCGACCTCACGCAGCGGCTCACCGGCCCAGCCCCACAGGACCGTGCGCAGCTTGGGCTCAGCGCTGAAGGTCAGCCCGTGGTCGTAGCCCCAGAGCCGGCCACCGGGATCGCGGATCAGGTGCGACCCCTTGCGGTCGGCGTTGTTGACGACGGCGTCGAGCACGGCCACGTCACGCACGTCGTCCCTGTCCTCGTGCACGATGCTGACGGGCGCACCCTCCATCTCGCCGTCCACCACGCTCAGCCAGCCCTGCGGCACCCGCTTGGGCGGGCAGACGTCCACCGGTCGGGGGTCGGGCTCGAGGCCGAAGGGGTCGCCGATCCACAGCTGCACCGACCCCTGTCCGAGGGGCCCGTCTCGCAGCACGGTCGGGGGCACGACGCCCCAGCCGCCGGCGTGCGAGATCTCGAAGGTCGCCACCTCGCGTCCGGCCAGGGTGCCGTCGGGGAAGTCCCACAGCGGTCGCTCCCCCCGCACGGGCTTGTAGATGCCGTAGACCGGCCCACCGGTCAGCGTCTCGACGTCCTTCGTGTCACCGACCTGCACCAGCAGCGCGACGTTGGACGAGTCGCTGATCCGACCCACGACCTCGAGCTCGCCTGCGCGCAGCGCCGCCAGCACGGGCTCGACCTCGGCTGGAGAGTGCGGTCCGTTCACGAGCGAGAGCTCAGCGCTTGTAGCCGTTGGCGCGGGGGCACACGTGACCACTCGCGTCGAGGGGGCTCCCGCAGAAGGGGCACGGCGGGCGCCCGGCCGTGACGAGGGCGGTGGCCCGCTTGGCGAACGCCCTCGCCTGCGCCGGTGAGAGCACCACGCGCACGGCCAGCCGGTGCGGGGCCGCCTCGGCCTCCTCGCTGACCTGCGCCTCGGGGCTCTCGGTGGGGTCGGAGTCGAAGGCCTCGATGACCACGACCTCGCGGGCCGGGTCCCAGGCCAACGACATGGTCGAGATGCGGAACTCGTCCTCGATCGGCGTGCTCAGGGGCTCGAGGTCCTCCGGGCCGGTCGGGTCGGCGGGCACGGTCGTGAACTGGTCGAGCAGGTCTCCGACCTTGTCGGCGAGGATCGCCACCTGCTCCTTCTCGCACGAGAGGGAGACCAGTCGGCGGCCCTCGGACGCCTGGAGGAAGAAGGTGCGCTGACCGGGGGGGCCGACGGTGCCGACGACGAACCGGCTCGGCGGGTCGAAGTCGTGAACCGGCATACGACGACCCTAACGGACCGGCTCGGTGGTGGCGCCTGCGCCGCCCCCGACCGCGGCGTCGCCGTCGTCGTCCTGCTCGTCCGGGCCCTCTGCAGCCGTCTCACCCGGCTTCGGCGGGGGCGGCACCACCGAGCTGAGGTCGCCACCGGTGTCGTTGCTGCGCAACAGGAACGGGCGCTTGGAGGTGTACCGCACGATGGAGACGGACGCAGGATCGACCTGGATGCGCTGGAACTGGTCGAGGTGCGAGCCGGCCGCGTCGGCGAGGATCGCCTTGATGACGTCGCCGTGCGACACCGCCACCCAGATGGCGTCCTTGCCGTGCTCGTCGAGCACCTGGGCGTCGACTTCGCGGATGGCCGCGAGGGCCCGCGACTGCATCCCGGCCATCGTCTCGCCGGGGAAGTCGTCGCCGTCGGGGAAGCGCACGGCCGACGGCTGGTCCTGCACGGTGCGCCACAGCGGCTCCTTGAGCAGGTCACCCAGCTTGCGTCCGGTCCAGGCGCCGTAGCGGCACTCCCCCAGCCGGTCGTCCGTGCCGATCTCGACGCCCGGTGCCGCGGCCGCGACGATGGACGTGGCCGTCTCCTGGCACCGCTGCAGCGGTGAGGCGACGATGCGCACGATCGGCACACCTCCTGCGGCCATGCGCTCGCCCACGCGCTGCGCCTGCCCCTGACCGTGCTCGTCGAGCCCGATCCCCGGGGTCCAGCCGGCAAGGGTTCCGGAAGCGTTGGCGGCGGTGCGCCCGTGGCGCACGAGCAGGACGATAGGCACCACTCAACTCTAGGTGGGACCGTCTAGGCTCACGGTCACCGGGGTATGGAGCCCTGTGCAGTGGTCCGACCGATCGGGCTGCCCTAGGTCGAAGGAGTGTCTCGTGGAGTGGTGGGGCTGGCTCATCGTGGTCGTCGGGGTGATCGTCATCCTGGTCGGGCTCTTCGTCGGACTGCAGGCGCGACGGCGCCGCGGCGGGGTCATCGTCAACCCGGCCGCCGGGACCGGCTCCGATGCCGGCCAGGGACCGGGCGACGCAGGGGCAGGGGGCCCGGCATGAGTCGCCTGATGCGCACCTCCGAGATCGCGAAACGTCCCGTCGTGACCCACGCCGGTGAGGACGTCGCGCAGGTCAAGGACATCGTCTTCGCAGCCAACGGCGGTCGGGTCGGCGGATTCACCCTCGCCGGTCGCGGGCTGTTCTCCGGCCCCAAGAAGGAGGCTCTCGCCTGGGAGTCGGTCGGCTCCCTCGGGGCGGACGCCGTGATGATCGAGTCGGACGAGGTGCTCGAGCCCTTCCAGAGCGTGCTCGACAAGTCAGCGAGCTCGGGTGGCTCGGGCGGCGACGTGCTCGGGTCGAAGGTGCTGACCGACGCCGGCACCGACCTCGGGGTGGTCGTCGACGTCGTCGTCGAGGTCGACGACGAGGCGCACCGGTGCGAGGTCATCGGCTACGAGATCGAGGCGTCCGAGGCCCTCGAGACCAAGGGCACGAAGGTGCTCATCCCCCTGCCGGCCACGCTGTCGGCCTCCAAGGAGTTCCTCATGGTCCCCGACAGTGCCCGCAACTTCGTCGGTCGCGACCTGGCGGGCTTCGGCGCCTCGGTCGCCGCCTTCCGAGCCCAGCTCGAAGGGGGCGAGGCCTGATGTTGTTCTCCGTCGCCAAGGGCCACAAGGTCGTCTCCACCGACACCGCCGAGCAGGTCGGCAAGATCAAGGACGTCGTCGTCGACCCGGCCACCCACAGCGTGGTGGCCCTGCTGCTGAAGAAGGCCGACAACGGCTCGATCCTGAAGTGGTCGGACCTGACCGGCTTCGGCTCCGACGCCGCGACGGTCACCTCGGCCGCGCTGGTGGTCGAGGCCGACGACCAGGTCGACGCGCTGCGTGGCAAGGACCACGAGGTGCTCGGCAAGCGGGTGCTCGACACCCGCGGCGACGACCTCGGCACGGTCAAGGACCTCGACATCGACCCCACGACGGGGGCGATCACGTCGATCGTGCTCGAGCGCCGGTCGGTGCCCGGGCCGATGCTCGTGGGGGTCGGCTCCTATGCCGTGGTGGTCGCGCACGCCACCACGTCCTGAGCCCCGCCGACCGACCACCACCGAGGACGTGATGACACACCGGCTCGCGACGATCGGCGATGCCGCGAGGTCGCGGCTGTGGCCCCTGCCCGTGCTCGCCATCGCGCTCGCCCTCATCCTGGGGGTGCTGCTGCCCGCCGTCGACACCCGGCTCGACGGCCCGGGCACCGGTGACCCGGGCGGGCTCCAGTCCCTGATCTTCGGCGGCGACGCTGACGCCGCTCGGACCGTCCTGTCGGCCGTCGCCGGCTCGCTGATCACCGTCACCTCGCTCACGTTCTCGCTGACCGTGGTGACCCTCCAGCTGGCCAGCAGCCAGTTCTCACCGCGGCTGCTGCGCACCTTCACCGGCGACCTCTTCGTCCAGGGCACGCTGGGGGTCTTCCTGTCCACCTTCACCTACTCGCTCGTGGTCCTGCGCCGGGTGCGCACCTCGCACGGCGCCTCCTCCGAGTTCGTCCCCCGGCTCTCCGTCTCGTTCTCCTTCCTCCTCGGTGTGGCCAGCGTGGTCATGCTCGTGCTCTTCCTGGCCCACCTGACGGGTCAGATCCGACCCGAGACGATGCTGCGAGACGTCCACTCCGACGCCCGGTCCGTGCTGGAGGGCATCCGGAGTCGCCAGGCAGGTGCGCAGGCCCCTCGCCGGATCCCCGTCGAGCGACTGCCGCAGGTACCCCCCGAAGCGCGCAGGCTCCTCGCCCCGCAGTCAGGCTTCATCACCAGCATCGACACCTCGGTCCTGCTGCGTCGCTGCACCGAGGTCGGCCTCGTGTGCCTCGTCGAGCGACCCATCGGTCGATCGGTCGTCGAGGGCACCCCCATCGGCTGGGTGTGGGCATCGAGCGCTCCGGCGCCCAGCGACCTGGAGGCGATCGCCACAGCCCTGGCGTCCGACGGCGTGCAGACCGGTTACGAGCGCACCGCCGTCGACGACATCGGCTACGGCCTGCGTCAGCTCACCGACGTAGCGGCCAAGGCCCTGTCCCCCGGGATCAACGACCCCACCACGGCGGTCCACGCCCTCGGCCACATCTCGGCGCTGCTGTGCGAGCTGTCCAGCCTCGACCTCGACCCCGTCGTCGCCCACGACGACGACGGCATCCTGCGCACCGTGCTCCTGCAGGAGTCCTTCGCGAGGCTCGTCGACGAGGCCCTCACCCAGCTGCGCCGGTATGGCGCCGGCGACCCCCAGGTGATGTCGCGCCTGGCCCAGCTCCTCGACGAGATCGCCTACCGGTGCGCACCCGGCCAGCGTGAGGTCGTGCGCGGTCAGGTCGGCCGGCTGCGCGCGACGGTCGCCGCCCAGGACTTCGACGACACCGAGCGGGCCCAGCTCGAGCTCGCCCTGGCGGGTGTCGGACACATCCTCGACGCCCGCGGAGGGGCCAATGGTGGTGGACTGACCACGTGATCGTCGACCAGGCCATCTACCGGGACGGTGTGCGGCAACCGTGCAGCGACCTGAGCGACTCGCTCGCGATGCTGCGCTACGACCACACCGGCTTCCTCTGGATCGGGTTGAAGGACCCGACCGATGCCGAGTTCGACGTCGTCAACGACGAGCTCAAGCTGCACCCGCTCGCGGTCGAGGACGCAGTGCGCGGCAACCAGCGGGCCAAGATCGAGCACTATGACGACAGCCTCCTCATCGTCCTCAAGACCCTGCGATACGTCGAGGCGACCTCTGACGTCGAGACCGGCGAGGTCATGGTCTTCCTCGGCGACCGCTTCGTCGTCACCGTGCGGCGTGGTGAGGCCAACCCGCTGCAGGAGGTGCGCCACCGGCTCGAGCTCTCTGAGGAGCACCTCGCCCTCGGGCCGGCCTCGGTGCTGCACGCGGTCATGGACTCCGTCGTCGACAACTACATCCGGGTCGACGGCGAGATCCTCATCGACCTCGAGGAGATCGAGCGCTCGGTCTTCGGCGGCTCCCGCGACGTCGACGCGACGGCCATCTACCGGCTCAAGCGCGAGGTGCTCGAGATCCGTCGCGCGACGGGCCCGCTGGCCGAGGCGATGACCCGGCTGTTCCAGCCGCCGCACAGGACCCTCCTCGAGGCCGACGACCACGAGACCCTCGCGTTCTTCCGCGACGTGCAGGATCACCTGCTGCGCGTGAACGACCACGTCGAGTCGTACGACCGCTTGCTCACCGACATCCTCAGTGCGCACCTGGCCCAGATCTCGGTGCAGCAGAACGACGACATGCGCCGCATCTCGGCCTGGGTCGCGATCGCGGCCGTGCCGACGATGATCGCCGGCATCTACGGCATGAACTTCCACTACATCCCCGAGCCCCAGGCCTCGCTGCGGGTCGAGGGCCGCGAGGTCTACTACGGCTACTTCGTCATCCTGCTCGTGATGCTCTCCTCCTGCCTCGGGCTCTACCGCGCGTTCAAGCGGTCACGCTGGTTGTAGCCTGCCCTCACCGACCGTCATCCCGAGGAGCCTCCATGTCTGCCCGTGTCTTCCCGTCGCTCGCCGACTTCCGCGCCGCCGCCGGCGAGGAGCTCGGCACCAGTGAGTGGCACCAGATCACACAGAGCCAGGTCGACACCTTCGCCGAGGCGACCGGCGACCACCAGTGGATCCACGTCGACCCCGAGCGGGCGAAGGCGGGCCCCTTCGGCGGCCCCATCGCCCACGGCTACCTCACGCTGTCGCTGCTCCCGATGCTGGGCAAGGAGTGCTACGAGGTGCAGGGGCTGGCCATGGGAGTCAACTACGGCGCCAACAAGATCCGCTTCCCGCACCCGGTGCCGGTCGGCTCGCGGCTGCGGGCGACGGCGACGCTCAAGGACGTCGCCGACATCGCCATCGGCACCCAGGCCACGATCGTCTTCGTCATCGACATCGAGGGCGCCCCGAAGCCGGCGTGCATCGCCGAGGTCATCTACGTGATGGCCGCCGCCTGACCGTGCGTCAGGTCGCGGTCATCGCCCCGGTGGCGAGCACCACGACCAGGACGAGACCCAGGACGACGCGGTACCAGACGAAGGCCTTGAGGCTGTGGCCGGCGACGAAGCGCAGCAGCCAGGCGATCGAGGCCAGGGCGACGACGAAGGCGACGACGATTCCGGCCGCCATCTGGCCCTTGCCGAGCCCTGACAGGTCGGTGGAGACGGCTTCGTAGAGGCCGGCTGCCGTCAGGGCCGGGATCGCCATGAAGAACGAGAGACGAGTGGCGGTCACCCGGTCGAGGCCTCGCAGCAGCCCCGCCGAGATCGTGGCGCCCGATCGAGAGACGCCCGGGACGAGCGAGAAGCACTGCACGAGACCGATGACCAGGCCGTCGAGCACGGTGACCTCGCCCTCGCCGCGCACCTGGGTGCCCTGGGCGAGGGCGGAGTGGCGGGTCTCGGCCACCCACATCACCGCACTCCACAGGATGAGGGCGGCAGCGATGACCCACAGGCTGCGCAGGCCGCCCGAGATGACGTCCTTCGCCGCGAAGCCGACGAGGGCGACCGGCACCGAGCCGATGATCACCGCCCAGGCGAGCGAGTAGTCGTGGTGGGTGCGAGCCTCCGCAGAGACCAGTCCTCGGAACCAGGCACCGAGCAGCCGCACGATGTCACGGAAGAAGTAGAGGATGGTCGCGGCGATCGCCCCGAGCTGGATGATCGCGGTGTAGGCGGTGACGGCGGCGTCGTCGACCTTCAGGCCGAGCAGCTTCTCGGTGATAGTGAGGTGCCCGGTGGACGAGACCGGGAGGTACTCCGTCAGGCCCTCGACGACGCCGAGGATCAGGGCTGAGACGTAGGACAGGTCGCTCACGAGGAAGGGTTCGCTCTCGGTCAGAGGGTGGTGAAGACGGCCCATCCTCCCGTATGACGACCTGCCCTGGCGGCCGATCAGGGCCAGGCAACCCTGAGAGTTTGCCCAACCGCCCCCACCGTGACCCTCACGGACCGTCGGTCAGGGCATCAGCTCGGCCATCGTGCGCACCATCTCGAGACGTTCGTCGAGCGTGGGCGCCATGCTCGAGACCGACAGCGTGGTGACGCCCGCCTCGGCATACCGCTGCAGGCGGTCCTTGATGCGGTCCTTCGGCCCCAGCAGGGCGGTCGAGTCGAGGAACTCCATGGGCACGGCCGCCGCGGCGTCGCGGTGCCTGCGCTCGAGGTAGAGGTCCTGCACCTCCTTGGCGGCCTCGTCGAAGCCCATGCGGACGGCCAGCTGGTTGTAGAAGTTCTTGTCGCGGGACCCCATACCTCCGACGTAGAGCGCGGCATGGTCCCGCACCTGGTCGGCGCACGCGGCGACGTCGTCGCCGATGACGACGGGCACGGTCGGGGCGATGTCGAAGCCGGCGAGCGGGTCGCCGCCGTCAGTACCCTTGCCCCCGCGGCGGGCACCGCTGCGCACCGACTCCACGAGCTCACCCGAGTGCTCCGGGCTGAAGAAGATGGCCAGCCAGCCGTCGGCGATCTCACCGGCCAGCTCGAGGTTCTTCGGCCCGACCGAGGCGAGGTAGACCGGGATCTGCTCGCGCACGGGGTGCACCGTCAGGCGCAGGGCCTTGCCGGGGCCATCAGGCAGCGGCAGCGTGAAGTGCTTGCCGTCGTAGGCCACCTTGTCGCGACGCAGCGCCATCTTGACGATGTCGACGTACTCCCGGGTACGCCCGAGCGGTGAGGCGAAGGGCACGCCGTGCCAGCCCTCGCTCACCTGCGGGCCCGACACACCCAGACCGAGGCGGAAGCGGCCACCCGACAGGGTGTCGAGGGTGGCCGCGGTCATGGCCGTCATGGCGGGCGTCCGAGCCGGGATCTGCATCACGGCCGCACCGATGCCGATCTGCTCGGTCTTGGCTCCGACCCAGGACAGCACGGTCGGGGCGTCGGAGCCGTAGGCCTCCGCCACCCAGGCCACGCTGTAGCCGAGGCGGTCAGCCTCTTGGGCGAGCACGATGTTGTCGGCGTCGTTGCCGGCACCCCAGTAGCCGAGGTTGATTCCCAGTCGCATGCCTCGCAGGCTATCCGGCGGGGCACACGAGGCACGAGGGCGGTGGGGACTAGCCTTCGGAGACATGCGCCACAGACACCTCGGACGGTCGGGCCTGCGGGTGTCCCGTCTCGCCCTCGGCACGATGACCTGGGGGTCGGGAGTCGACCACGAGGGTGCGCGTGACCAGCTGGCCCTCTTCGTCGAGGCCGGCGGCACCCTGCTCGACACGGCCTACGGGTATGCCGGGGGCGCCTCCGAGGAGATCATCGGCACCCTGCTCGGCGACGTCGTCGCCCGCGACGACGTGGTGCTGTGCACCAAGAGCGGGATCTCGAGGCAGGGTGACGACCGGGTCGTCGACACCTCCCGGCGCGCCCTGGTGCGTCAGCTCGACGCGTCGCTCGAGCGGCTGGGCACCGACCACGTCGACCTGTGGCTGGTACACGCCTGGAGCGACGAGACGCCCCTCGACGAGACCCTGTCGGCCCTCGCGCAGGCCGTCAGCAGCGGCCGGGCCACCTACGTCGGGGTCTCGAACTACTCCGGCTGGCAGACCGCGAGAGCGCTGACGCTGCTGGAGCA
Proteins encoded in this region:
- a CDS encoding DUF2254 domain-containing protein produces the protein MTHRLATIGDAARSRLWPLPVLAIALALILGVLLPAVDTRLDGPGTGDPGGLQSLIFGGDADAARTVLSAVAGSLITVTSLTFSLTVVTLQLASSQFSPRLLRTFTGDLFVQGTLGVFLSTFTYSLVVLRRVRTSHGASSEFVPRLSVSFSFLLGVASVVMLVLFLAHLTGQIRPETMLRDVHSDARSVLEGIRSRQAGAQAPRRIPVERLPQVPPEARRLLAPQSGFITSIDTSVLLRRCTEVGLVCLVERPIGRSVVEGTPIGWVWASSAPAPSDLEAIATALASDGVQTGYERTAVDDIGYGLRQLTDVAAKALSPGINDPTTAVHALGHISALLCELSSLDLDPVVAHDDDGILRTVLLQESFARLVDEALTQLRRYGAGDPQVMSRLAQLLDEIAYRCAPGQREVVRGQVGRLRATVAAQDFDDTERAQLELALAGVGHILDARGGANGGGLTT
- a CDS encoding magnesium and cobalt transport protein CorA, with product MIVDQAIYRDGVRQPCSDLSDSLAMLRYDHTGFLWIGLKDPTDAEFDVVNDELKLHPLAVEDAVRGNQRAKIEHYDDSLLIVLKTLRYVEATSDVETGEVMVFLGDRFVVTVRRGEANPLQEVRHRLELSEEHLALGPASVLHAVMDSVVDNYIRVDGEILIDLEEIERSVFGGSRDVDATAIYRLKREVLEIRRATGPLAEAMTRLFQPPHRTLLEADDHETLAFFRDVQDHLLRVNDHVESYDRLLTDILSAHLAQISVQQNDDMRRISAWVAIAAVPTMIAGIYGMNFHYIPEPQASLRVEGREVYYGYFVILLVMLSSCLGLYRAFKRSRWL
- a CDS encoding MaoC family dehydratase, producing the protein MSARVFPSLADFRAAAGEELGTSEWHQITQSQVDTFAEATGDHQWIHVDPERAKAGPFGGPIAHGYLTLSLLPMLGKECYEVQGLAMGVNYGANKIRFPHPVPVGSRLRATATLKDVADIAIGTQATIVFVIDIEGAPKPACIAEVIYVMAAA
- a CDS encoding undecaprenyl-diphosphate phosphatase; this encodes MSDLSYVSALILGVVEGLTEYLPVSSTGHLTITEKLLGLKVDDAAVTAYTAIIQLGAIAATILYFFRDIVRLLGAWFRGLVSAEARTHHDYSLAWAVIIGSVPVALVGFAAKDVISGGLRSLWVIAAALILWSAVMWVAETRHSALAQGTQVRGEGEVTVLDGLVIGLVQCFSLVPGVSRSGATISAGLLRGLDRVTATRLSFFMAIPALTAAGLYEAVSTDLSGLGKGQMAAGIVVAFVVALASIAWLLRFVAGHSLKAFVWYRVVLGLVLVVVLATGAMTAT
- a CDS encoding LLM class F420-dependent oxidoreductase, giving the protein MRLGINLGYWGAGNDADNIVLAQEADRLGYSVAWVAEAYGSDAPTVLSWVGAKTEQIGIGAAVMQIPARTPAMTAMTAATLDTLSGGRFRLGLGVSGPQVSEGWHGVPFASPLGRTREYVDIVKMALRRDKVAYDGKHFTLPLPDGPGKALRLTVHPVREQIPVYLASVGPKNLELAGEIADGWLAIFFSPEHSGELVESVRSGARRGGKGTDGGDPLAGFDIAPTVPVVIGDDVAACADQVRDHAALYVGGMGSRDKNFYNQLAVRMGFDEAAKEVQDLYLERRHRDAAAAVPMEFLDSTALLGPKDRIKDRLQRYAEAGVTTLSVSSMAPTLDERLEMVRTMAELMP
- a CDS encoding aldo/keto reductase — encoded protein: MRHRHLGRSGLRVSRLALGTMTWGSGVDHEGARDQLALFVEAGGTLLDTAYGYAGGASEEIIGTLLGDVVARDDVVLCTKSGISRQGDDRVVDTSRRALVRQLDASLERLGTDHVDLWLVHAWSDETPLDETLSALAQAVSSGRATYVGVSNYSGWQTARALTLLEQERVSLVANQTHYSLLHRVPEDELVPAALALGFGLLPWSPLGRGVLSGKYRSGVPSDSRAGSRDFPHFAERYLDERSMTITEAVVTAARGLQVSPAEVALAWVRDRPGVTAPVLGARTLPQLRTALASEDLELPPEIVEALDEVSD